The Acetomicrobium flavidum genome window below encodes:
- the grdD gene encoding glycine/sarcosine/betaine reductase complex component C subunit alpha: MAMKRLIGEALDEIVMSARGRGELVPIGLMSSGSELGPEELALAGKLAQDEYRFIKVVMIGPRVKGFDDLEWIETDDCEADIQKAMEDALKSGRIKGAVALHYPFPLGVATVGMIHTPAKGKPLIISTSTGTSSTNRVEAMILNAIYGIAVAKAKGIKDPTVGILNVDGAQLVYRSLKKLAEQGYGITFGSSVRQDGGPILRGNDLIYGAVDVCVTDTLTGNVLVKVFGAYNTGGNYESLGWGYGPSVGEDWPYVISIISRASGACVIANAIRFTAEVVTAGLPSLVKRELNMAKMAGLEGVLGELHDRQEEKRSPVEQPKPEPTDEEIHGIDVLTIEDAVKLLWAHGIYAESAMGCTGPVIKVPSRLSTQAIEVLKKEGYL; encoded by the coding sequence ATGGCGATGAAAAGATTAATCGGTGAAGCACTGGATGAGATAGTCATGTCCGCAAGAGGAAGGGGCGAACTTGTGCCCATTGGCCTAATGAGCAGCGGAAGCGAGCTGGGGCCTGAGGAGCTTGCATTGGCTGGAAAACTTGCGCAGGATGAATATCGTTTCATCAAGGTCGTGATGATAGGACCCCGCGTCAAAGGATTTGACGACCTGGAATGGATAGAGACCGATGATTGCGAAGCTGACATACAGAAGGCCATGGAAGATGCCTTGAAAAGTGGTCGAATAAAGGGTGCCGTCGCCCTTCATTATCCATTCCCCCTGGGGGTGGCAACGGTCGGCATGATACACACGCCGGCCAAGGGTAAACCCCTCATAATTTCGACCTCCACCGGTACGTCGTCGACAAACAGGGTTGAAGCCATGATATTAAACGCCATTTACGGCATAGCCGTTGCCAAGGCTAAGGGTATAAAAGATCCCACAGTCGGCATCTTAAACGTCGACGGCGCACAGCTCGTTTACAGGTCTCTTAAAAAACTTGCCGAGCAGGGTTATGGCATCACCTTTGGAAGCAGCGTCAGGCAGGACGGCGGTCCCATACTTAGAGGAAACGACCTGATCTATGGTGCCGTCGACGTGTGCGTTACGGATACCCTGACCGGCAACGTCCTGGTCAAGGTCTTTGGCGCCTACAATACGGGCGGAAATTACGAGTCCCTTGGTTGGGGGTACGGGCCTTCCGTGGGCGAGGACTGGCCTTACGTCATCTCCATAATATCTCGTGCCTCTGGAGCTTGCGTCATTGCAAATGCGATTCGTTTTACGGCTGAGGTCGTCACTGCGGGCTTGCCCTCCCTTGTAAAAAGGGAATTGAATATGGCAAAAATGGCCGGCCTCGAAGGGGTATTGGGTGAGTTGCACGACAGGCAGGAAGAAAAGCGATCGCCAGTTGAACAGCCAAAGCCGGAACCTACGGACGAGGAAATCCACGGCATCGATGTTTTGACCATAGAGGATGCCGTCAAGCTGCTTTGGGCTCACGGCATCTATGCCGAATCCGCCATGGGTTGTACGGGTCCTGTTATTAAAGTTCCCTCTCGCCTTTCAACCCAAGCCATAGAAGTCCTGAAAAAAGAGGGCTATCTGTAA
- the ald gene encoding alanine dehydrogenase: MRIGCPKEVKDNEFRVGLIPAAVKAYVDAGHEVVVEKGAGVGSNITDEEYKAAGAKILDSAKEVWATSDMIVKVKEPLPQEYDLMRENQIIYTYFHFAADEELTKACLEKKIIAIAYETVQEADGSLPLLKPMSTIAGRMACLMGAYYLGKPHGGMGLLPTGVPGVAPANILVIGGGSVGSNAARVGAGLGARVTILDVNPNALERLAQTMPSNVFPVFSDSHTLEAGLREADIVVGAVLIPGAKAPKLVKREHLKMMKPGSVIVDVAIDQGGCTETSKPTTHSDPVYIVDGVVHYCVANMPGAYARTATYALNNSTILYGLQLVKKGVERAVKENPALLKGLNMYKGIITFKPVAEAFGMMDHYKPAEEVIR, encoded by the coding sequence ATGAGGATAGGATGTCCGAAAGAGGTAAAGGACAACGAGTTCAGGGTGGGGCTCATCCCTGCAGCCGTTAAGGCCTACGTTGATGCCGGTCATGAGGTAGTGGTGGAGAAAGGCGCTGGCGTTGGCTCCAACATTACTGATGAGGAATACAAAGCAGCAGGAGCCAAGATCCTCGACTCTGCCAAAGAGGTTTGGGCAACATCCGACATGATCGTAAAGGTAAAAGAACCCCTTCCCCAAGAGTACGACCTGATGCGCGAAAATCAAATCATCTATACTTATTTTCATTTCGCAGCAGATGAGGAGCTCACCAAAGCGTGTCTTGAAAAGAAGATAATAGCAATAGCCTACGAGACCGTTCAGGAAGCTGACGGTTCGCTTCCCTTGCTGAAGCCCATGAGCACCATCGCCGGGCGAATGGCCTGCCTTATGGGGGCTTACTACTTGGGCAAACCCCATGGCGGCATGGGACTGCTTCCCACGGGCGTTCCGGGAGTGGCTCCCGCCAATATATTGGTAATCGGGGGCGGCAGTGTCGGAAGCAACGCAGCCAGGGTTGGAGCAGGATTGGGCGCCAGGGTAACCATACTCGACGTCAACCCCAATGCTCTAGAGCGTCTGGCTCAAACAATGCCTTCCAATGTCTTTCCCGTGTTCAGCGACAGCCATACCCTGGAAGCCGGCTTGCGGGAAGCCGATATAGTCGTTGGAGCCGTGTTAATACCCGGAGCTAAGGCGCCAAAGCTCGTTAAAAGAGAGCATCTTAAGATGATGAAGCCTGGTTCTGTAATTGTAGATGTGGCAATAGACCAGGGCGGCTGCACTGAAACATCCAAGCCTACGACCCATTCTGACCCCGTATATATAGTCGACGGCGTGGTCCATTATTGCGTGGCCAATATGCCCGGAGCTTATGCGAGGACTGCCACATATGCCTTGAACAACAGCACCATACTATATGGCCTACAGCTGGTAAAGAAGGGCGTAGAGCGCGCAGTGAAGGAAAATCCTGCTTTGCTGAAGGGCTTGAACATGTACAAGGGGATAATCACGTTTAAACCGGTCGCCGAGGCCTTTGGCATGATGGATCACTATAAACCGGCAGAAGAGGTCATTAGGTAG
- a CDS encoding alanine/glycine:cation symporter family protein, translated as MEAILKLNSFINSIVWGPWMCAFLVGTGVYLTFLLGFPQIRYFALSFKYALSKSARKGQGAEGTISPFAALATALASTVGSGNIAGVATAIHLGGPGAMFWMWVSAVFGMATKMVEVTLATRFREKDELGNWRGGTMYVLKAATGQKWLAWLFALFAGLASFGIGNMAQANSAAGAVNLGFNVPPLYTAIALAVVTGLVIIGGLKSIANVTTILIPLMCLFYIIGGVVLFATHIAQMPAAFKAVFYYAFHDPMALPGAIAGWSVRQALIKGVARGIFSNEAGLGSAPMVHCTAITDHPVRQGTMGIFEVFLDTIVICTITGMSIIATGTLTGYPELSGAQLTLTAFKTLWGETGIIFLAISLALFAYSTVLGWYWYGETGMTYVFGLKVIPVYKFLWIVCIILGGWGGSQFLHNIWDLADTLNGLMAIPNLIALWWVSGEVRRLVRDFDAKRSRGELV; from the coding sequence ATGGAGGCAATTTTGAAGCTTAACAGTTTCATCAATAGCATCGTATGGGGCCCATGGATGTGTGCCTTTCTTGTTGGCACGGGAGTCTATTTGACGTTTTTATTAGGATTTCCTCAAATAAGATACTTCGCTCTTTCGTTTAAATATGCCTTATCCAAAAGTGCTCGTAAGGGCCAGGGAGCAGAGGGTACCATTTCGCCCTTTGCAGCGCTGGCCACCGCTCTTGCTTCCACCGTTGGCTCCGGAAATATTGCAGGTGTTGCCACCGCCATTCACCTTGGCGGACCCGGAGCCATGTTTTGGATGTGGGTATCAGCTGTCTTTGGCATGGCCACCAAGATGGTGGAGGTCACGCTTGCCACGCGGTTTAGGGAAAAAGACGAACTTGGAAACTGGCGTGGCGGCACCATGTACGTCTTAAAGGCAGCAACCGGTCAAAAATGGTTGGCCTGGCTTTTTGCCCTCTTTGCCGGGTTGGCCTCCTTCGGCATAGGCAATATGGCCCAGGCCAACTCCGCGGCTGGCGCTGTAAATCTTGGCTTTAATGTACCTCCATTGTATACAGCTATAGCCCTTGCCGTGGTAACGGGGCTTGTGATAATAGGCGGATTAAAGAGCATAGCCAATGTGACTACAATATTGATACCGTTAATGTGTCTTTTCTATATCATCGGTGGTGTTGTTTTGTTTGCAACTCACATTGCACAGATGCCAGCGGCCTTTAAGGCCGTATTTTATTATGCCTTCCATGATCCTATGGCCCTCCCGGGTGCAATAGCGGGGTGGTCGGTAAGGCAGGCATTGATCAAAGGTGTTGCAAGGGGCATCTTCTCCAACGAAGCCGGGCTAGGTTCAGCTCCAATGGTGCATTGCACTGCTATAACTGATCATCCGGTAAGGCAGGGGACGATGGGCATCTTCGAGGTTTTTTTGGACACGATAGTGATTTGCACAATAACGGGGATGAGCATAATTGCTACCGGAACGCTTACGGGATACCCGGAGCTTTCAGGTGCGCAGCTGACGTTAACTGCATTTAAAACTTTATGGGGAGAAACTGGCATAATATTTTTAGCAATTTCTTTGGCACTTTTTGCCTATTCCACCGTCCTCGGATGGTATTGGTACGGCGAGACTGGCATGACTTACGTGTTTGGCCTTAAGGTTATCCCGGTGTATAAGTTCCTTTGGATCGTCTGTATAATTTTAGGCGGTTGGGGCGGAAGCCAGTTCCTTCACAATATTTGGGATCTGGCCGATACGTTAAACGGCCTGATGGCCATACCCAACCTCATAGCTTTGTGGTGGGTGTCTGGCGAAGTGCGTCGCTTGGTCAGGGACTTCGATGCCAAGAGGTCGCGTGGAGAACTGGTGTAA
- the alr gene encoding alanine racemase has protein sequence MNLRPTRYEVNLTNLQHNFNCVRSFVGPNVQVMSVVKANGYGMGIVRIARALAEAGCQRFAVATPDEAIALREAGISEPLLVLGPSPCEAAECYVRHDIAAALTDMAFAHAASQAAQRQAKVARLHLKIDSGMGRIGFLPEELPGVLPELKGLPGLDVEGAFTHFATADEINLEYTHWQFKRYMKALDILDEFGVKVRLRHVCNSPATLNVPKYHLDAVRPGLILYGMWPSEHCNKPFDLKPVFQVKTEVAALRTLPLGSGVGYGLRYMTRGEERIAILPIGYHDGYPRTLSMRASVLIKGVRAPIVGNICMDQTMVNVTHIPNVKVGDEVVLIGAQGKERITPEEIAGLLGTINYEVPNLFTPRVPRVYLQENIV, from the coding sequence TTGAATTTGAGGCCGACGAGATACGAGGTGAACCTCACAAATTTGCAACATAACTTCAATTGCGTGAGAAGTTTTGTAGGCCCCAATGTCCAAGTGATGTCGGTCGTCAAGGCAAACGGATACGGGATGGGGATAGTTCGAATCGCGAGGGCACTGGCGGAAGCGGGATGTCAACGATTTGCCGTTGCAACCCCCGATGAGGCCATTGCCTTGAGGGAAGCGGGGATCAGTGAACCGTTGCTCGTCCTTGGGCCTTCCCCTTGCGAGGCTGCCGAATGCTATGTAAGACACGACATAGCGGCAGCCCTAACCGACATGGCCTTTGCCCATGCAGCTAGTCAGGCGGCTCAAAGACAAGCCAAGGTGGCGCGCCTTCATTTGAAGATCGACTCCGGCATGGGAAGGATTGGCTTTTTGCCCGAGGAGTTGCCAGGGGTGCTACCCGAACTTAAAGGCTTGCCGGGACTTGACGTGGAAGGAGCTTTTACCCACTTTGCTACGGCTGATGAAATAAATCTGGAGTACACCCATTGGCAATTTAAGAGATATATGAAGGCTTTGGACATACTGGATGAGTTCGGGGTCAAGGTTAGGTTGCGACATGTCTGCAATAGCCCCGCGACGCTTAACGTTCCAAAGTATCACTTGGATGCCGTGAGACCTGGATTGATACTCTACGGTATGTGGCCGTCCGAACATTGCAATAAGCCCTTCGATCTCAAGCCCGTCTTTCAGGTCAAGACGGAGGTGGCTGCATTGAGGACGCTTCCCCTTGGAAGCGGCGTGGGTTACGGGCTGCGCTACATGACGAGGGGCGAAGAGAGGATAGCCATACTTCCCATAGGGTACCATGACGGTTATCCCAGGACTCTTTCCATGAGGGCCTCCGTCTTGATAAAGGGCGTGCGTGCCCCCATCGTTGGAAACATATGCATGGATCAAACTATGGTAAACGTCACCCACATCCCGAACGTTAAAGTGGGTGACGAAGTCGTGCTCATAGGTGCCCAGGGTAAGGAGCGCATAACGCCTGAGGAGATAGCCGGCTTGCTTGGCACGATTAATTACGAGGTGCCCAATTTATTTACTCCCCGAGTCCCACGTGTATATTTGCAAGAAAATATAGTATAA
- a CDS encoding DEAD/DEAH box helicase yields the protein MSINVNGFKKYGLSERLLDAIEAKGFASPTPVQREMLNLDSFKRDVIVRAKTGSGKTLAFLLPIYNEGNLDSGSPKVLILSPTRELALQTNAEACWLGQNQDISTASLVGGMDMAKQIRELRKGASIVIGTPGRTLDHLRQGTLKPEGIHSIILDEGDRMLDMGFKEELEAILQALPKKKRTWLFSATMPEEVMTISKKYLNEPLCIDLVEDENQHSDIEHEIYTVPQRFAFEGLVNVLLWESPTKGLIFCRTKAETMEIAKKLSAKGFKALCLNGDMTQRERSASLGAFKSGQTSLLVATNVAARGLDVPGVDYVVQYGLPDDLETFIHRSGRTGRAGAHGKDVLVLTPQETRHIKQMIGKTKIKAKWLIVPNRNDINKKRKIEYEKDLLGTDVVDEDVLTWAGELLEKSDPATLVAKLLKRTNADSAGGYDLEEELKRELKREPLKRKDSSWAKGKKDMHSISRDKKIKPRRKIRSSDLILAEPQNLGKKRRYS from the coding sequence ATGAGCATCAATGTTAACGGATTTAAAAAGTACGGATTGAGCGAGAGATTGCTTGATGCCATCGAGGCTAAGGGATTTGCTTCACCGACTCCCGTTCAAAGGGAGATGCTGAACCTCGACAGCTTCAAGAGAGACGTGATAGTAAGGGCAAAGACGGGTTCCGGAAAGACGCTTGCCTTTCTGCTTCCCATCTACAACGAAGGAAACCTCGATAGCGGTAGCCCTAAGGTACTGATACTTTCTCCCACCAGGGAATTAGCCCTACAAACTAATGCGGAAGCATGTTGGTTGGGGCAAAATCAGGACATCTCCACGGCCAGCCTGGTGGGCGGAATGGACATGGCCAAGCAAATTCGAGAGCTAAGAAAGGGCGCATCGATAGTCATCGGCACTCCCGGCAGGACGTTGGATCACTTGCGCCAAGGCACGCTTAAACCAGAAGGCATACACAGCATCATACTTGACGAAGGGGATCGCATGCTGGACATGGGCTTTAAAGAGGAACTCGAAGCCATTCTTCAAGCGCTTCCCAAGAAAAAGAGGACGTGGCTTTTCTCCGCCACCATGCCCGAAGAGGTAATGACAATTTCCAAGAAATACCTCAATGAGCCACTTTGCATTGACCTCGTCGAAGACGAAAACCAGCATTCCGATATAGAGCATGAAATCTACACGGTCCCCCAAAGGTTTGCCTTTGAGGGGCTGGTCAATGTGCTTTTGTGGGAAAGTCCGACCAAGGGCCTCATCTTCTGTCGCACGAAGGCGGAGACAATGGAAATTGCAAAAAAGCTTTCTGCAAAGGGCTTTAAGGCATTATGCCTAAATGGGGACATGACGCAGAGAGAAAGAAGCGCTTCCCTGGGGGCATTTAAATCCGGACAAACATCCCTCCTGGTAGCGACGAACGTGGCAGCAAGGGGCCTTGACGTGCCGGGGGTTGATTACGTCGTTCAGTACGGCCTGCCAGACGATCTCGAGACCTTCATACACCGCAGCGGGCGCACCGGAAGGGCGGGTGCTCATGGCAAGGATGTCTTGGTCCTTACTCCCCAAGAAACGCGGCACATTAAACAAATGATTGGCAAAACTAAAATAAAGGCCAAATGGCTTATCGTGCCAAACCGCAATGACATTAACAAAAAAAGGAAGATCGAATACGAAAAGGACCTCCTTGGCACCGATGTGGTTGACGAAGATGTGCTGACATGGGCAGGGGAACTGCTCGAAAAAAGCGACCCAGCAACATTGGTCGCAAAGTTGCTTAAAAGAACGAACGCAGATAGCGCGGGCGGCTACGACCTGGAGGAGGAATTAAAGCGAGAGCTAAAGCGAGAGCCCCTGAAGAGAAAGGACTCCTCGTGGGCCAAAGGCAAGAAAGACATGCATTCAATTTCAAGAGATAAAAAGATAAAACCACGCCGAAAAATACGCAGTTCGGATTTGATCCTGGCCGAACCTCAAAATTTAGGAAAAAAACGAAGATACAGCTAG